A genomic window from Borrelia hispanica CRI includes:
- a CDS encoding DUF693 family protein codes for NGIHVDISISDLYSSYKYVASKQAKLTLWNLPLDFTESIKEGDIVKIFYKKFYDAKQYDFIMAGYLGVPMSTDYPSGDFSVDLELHLASKSNFFNRKLENTQFQGMTVEEAIKSTFPNRNIINMSIKDRSTIITESFYAETPKEFVEKITKKYVQSIKTDIGNNNGVECNYIFTNINLSEPDSKYMPLEDFGLEFIPQQEISIGTTRKIRMIYWRAKIMYTHTLKVGTKVSFIDSLGQKIKNTILETSAILSNTGECSLMLKLHDDSNHIKIEG; via the coding sequence ATAATGGAATACATGTAGACATATCGATATCAGATTTGTATTCAAGCTATAAATATGTGGCCTCAAAACAAGCCAAATTAACTCTTTGGAACTTACCTTTAGACTTTACAGAATCAATCAAAGAAGGCGACATCGTCAAAATATTTTATAAGAAGTTTTATGACGCCAAACAATATGACTTTATTATGGCTGGATATTTAGGAGTGCCGATGAGCACTGATTATCCCAGTGGCGACTTTAGTGTTGATTTGGAACTTCATTTAGCCTCAAAGAGTAATTTCTTTAATAGAAAACTTGAAAATACTCAATTTCAAGGTATGACCGTTGAAGAAGCAATTAAATCGACTTTCCCAAATAGAAATATCATTAATATGAGCATAAAAGATCGTTCTACAATAATTACTGAAAGTTTTTATGCAGAAACACCTAAAGAATTTGTCGAAAAAATAACTAAAAAATATGTTCAAAGTATTAAAACAGATATTGGAAATAATAATGGTGTTGAATGTAATTATATATTTACAAATATTAATTTGTCTGAACCAGACTCAAAATATATGCCCCTTGAAGACTTTGGACTTGAATTTATTCCTCAACAAGAGATTAGTATTGGCACTACTAGAAAAATTAGAATGATTTATTGGCGTGCCAAAATTATGTATACACACACATTAAAAGTTGGAACTAAGGTTAGTTTCATTGACTCGCTTGGTCAAAAGATTAAAAACACAATTTTAGAAACTAGTGCCATATTAAGTAACACTGGCGAATGTTCTTTAATGCTAAAACTTCATGACGATTCTAATCATATTAAAATCGAAGGATAA